In the genome of Paenibacillus sp. GP183, the window ATGACTCCGGGACACGGCGTTTTTGCTCATAGGGGTACTACTAGCTAGAATTACGTGGCTTTGATCTCAAGCAGTTCATATTTAATGATTCCCATCGGTGCGTCGACACTGATGATGGTGCCTACTTTTTTTCCTATGAGTTCCTTGCCTAATGGGCTCTCATAGGATATTTTATTTTCTGACACATTCGCTTCGGAAGGACCGACAATTTGATACTCCAATTTATCGGAAAATTCAATATCATTCAGGATGACACTGGAACCAATATTAACGATGGAAGGATCCAAACTCTCAGAATCGACGACTTTTGCTTTATTTAAAAGTTTTTCCAGGATGATAATTCTGGTTTCCATGAAGGACTGATCGTTTTTGGCCGAATGGTATTCACTGTTTTCCTTTAAATCCCCATAGCTGATGGCTAATTTAATGCGAGCGGCTAATTCTTTGCGCTTCACATATTTCAGATCATCCAGCTCGGCTTCTAGTTGAGCTAACCCCTCTTTGGTTACAATAACTTCATCTTTTGACATATTTATAGCTCCTATTCGGTCGGTTTCTTTATTTCTATGCTAGTTCAAGCCGCCCGTGACCCGGTGGGGGACATAGGGATCCTCGAGACGCGTTATTTCCTCGGGCGTCAGCTTGATGGAAAGAGCGGCTGCGGCATCCTCCAGGTGATGCGGCTTGGTTGCGCCGACGATCGGTGCGGTGACCGGTTTCTTCTGCAGCACCCAGGCCAGCGCAATCTGCGCACGAGGTACGCCTCGCTCAGCCGCTACCGCTGCCACCTGATCGACCACCTTGCGGTCCGCAGCAGCGGTTGAATCATAGAGCTGCTTGCCGAATGAGTCGGTTTCCGAACGGGACGTAGCTTCGTCCCAGTCACGGGTCAGCCGTCCGCGCGCAAGGGGGCTCCACGGGATCATCCCAATCTTCTCCGCTTCGCAAAGCGGCAGCATCTCGCGCTCTTCCTCCCGGTACAGCAGGTTCAAATAATTCTGCATGGACACGAACCGCGTCCATCCATGACGCTCCGCCGTATGCAGCGCCTTGAGGAACTGCCAGGCGTACATGGAGGAAGCTCCTATGTAACGAGCCTTGCCGGCCTTGACGACGTCATGCAGCGCCTCCATCGTCTCTTCGATCGGCGTATCATTGTCCCAGCGATGGATCTGATACAGATCCACATAATCGGTGCCCAGCCGCTTCAGGCTGTGATCAATCTCGCTCATAATCACCTTGCGTGAGAGTCCCGCGCCATTAGGACCGGGCCGCATGCGGCCGTGGACCTTGGTTGCTATGACTACTTCATCCCGCTTGGCGAAATCCTTCAGAGCGCGGCCGACAATCTCCTCGCTGGTACCGTCGGAGTAAACGTTCGCTGTATCGAAGAAGTTAATGCCGAGATCAAGAGCTTTTTGAATGAAGGGGCGGCTCTGCTCTTCGTTTAGTGACCAAGGGTGAGCACCTCGCTCCGGAATTCCATAGCTCATGCAACCCAGGCAAAGCCGGGAAACATCCAGACCGGTAGAGCCGAGTTTGGTATAATCCATCTTTGTACGCCTTCTTTCCAATAGTTTTATCCTTCCATCATAGCGCAAGTTCCGGCTAAACTAAAGCTTTGCCCATGGCGAAATCATCCCACAATCATTCCCAGAAAAATTCACTTGCATAAAGAATACGTCTTCGTTGTATAATATAAAATACGAATACACGTTCGTATTTTTATTGTGGTGGTGGAGATTATGAGTGTTAATCCAAGGATCGAAACAGAAGAGGATATTCAAATCGTCAAGGAATACACGTTGCTGCCCATTTTACTGGATATGCTGGCTAGAGATATTGATGAATTGCAAATAAATCAGGACAAGATTGTGTTTAATCATGTCATTTTTTATTTGAGGGAAGTGGAGAGATCGATTTATCCGGAATTGCAAGGACTTAAGAGCAAGATGAAGACCTATGACATTCGAGTGCTGAAGACGGAAATGAATGCGCTCGGGATTGAGGTTGAGTACAAGGTTCGCGGCTACATCCACCATTTCAATATGCTCAGGAGCTTGGTCAAGGCAGAGTTAATGACGATGCTGATGAACTTGCGGAGGCGGTTA includes:
- the greA gene encoding transcription elongation factor GreA produces the protein MSKDEVIVTKEGLAQLEAELDDLKYVKRKELAARIKLAISYGDLKENSEYHSAKNDQSFMETRIIILEKLLNKAKVVDSESLDPSIVNIGSSVILNDIEFSDKLEYQIVGPSEANVSENKISYESPLGKELIGKKVGTIISVDAPMGIIKYELLEIKAT
- a CDS encoding aldo/keto reductase — encoded protein: MDYTKLGSTGLDVSRLCLGCMSYGIPERGAHPWSLNEEQSRPFIQKALDLGINFFDTANVYSDGTSEEIVGRALKDFAKRDEVVIATKVHGRMRPGPNGAGLSRKVIMSEIDHSLKRLGTDYVDLYQIHRWDNDTPIEETMEALHDVVKAGKARYIGASSMYAWQFLKALHTAERHGWTRFVSMQNYLNLLYREEEREMLPLCEAEKIGMIPWSPLARGRLTRDWDEATSRSETDSFGKQLYDSTAAADRKVVDQVAAVAAERGVPRAQIALAWVLQKKPVTAPIVGATKPHHLEDAAAALSIKLTPEEITRLEDPYVPHRVTGGLN